Sequence from the Eurosta solidaginis isolate ZX-2024a chromosome X, ASM4086904v1, whole genome shotgun sequence genome:
gaaacttgggcatgcattttcctcgctggcaaattgattctgcgtttcagtctttcagttataaaggaacattcagaccctgaatcaattaatgcccgcgcggagaagtcggtaccattatggtgaatgtgtacgcgagcagttcctaatagcacacctgtgcgggaattcgtatgacaggatgtcacatttttgttcccgtttgaacctggtttttctgattcctgtctcgctaatgcctgtctagaagtagagggcctattatcgtaggagtgttggggcgggttacaggtggtgtttttctgtagggtatccgcatgcaggagcgtatggtgacgagagtggcacgtattgcagttgtagaactggtgcatctggtcactgtgtgtcctggggatagacaattcagacaaccatttgtagattttatgaatttaatcctttctggaggggttaactcgcaaaagcgtgaacagtttcgtaatctgtgctctgcggacttgcacattttacacattgcctttgacgtcggtctggatacctttgtttgaaaggcaccaagtcttctcgtagggggttctgttgattgtcgcgacgcgtttagtttttgcactttcgaagtggcatgccctgtaaaaccagacactgtttcaagtgtcagaaaccgattagacaggaatttgtccatatcctcccacttggatatgtccattttatggtctatactttgctcccaaagagccagcgtgctctctggtaacttggttgagcatagataggtcaggattgcatcccagttggaagtgtcaattttgtggcatttgagggacgaaatacaattatttatatcattttgcagcttttttattgaactgccacactcactttctaccttttttaagttaaataaaatttgtagttgtgtgttaactaagatacgtttgttttcgtatctttcacacaagtttttccaggccatctcgaaaccttcatttgtgagagggcattttttaacgatatcttttgcttcgccctgcgttttgttgttgagatggaataacttttccacccctttcaagctggaattgtttatatatattgccgtgaacaggtcgcgaaaaTTTGGCCAAGACAggtaatcccctttaaaaacttccgtgtcgcaagcagggaggcgaattttatgcgcatgaggttcttgctcagggttgtcgttcttttcatccttcttgtatttttctgcctcagcagatatagacgctgaacatcgcacgtagattgcgtatgctgccttttgcttctttctgatcgccataacgtcatccgctgacacctcatcagatcccaatagcgaatcaaacgcagactttaccttcttccaaaagagccgcaactcttcctgctgtattgcaagggtgtgtttactatggtcgctctccggaataaggctgtaatctttatcaaactctgcgattgattctgctaaacggatgtaggtttccattgttttatttacgtttattaacgagaaaattgccgaaTAGAGAAATAGAACGCTTTAGAGTAAAAAATACCTGCCCAGTAAATAAGCACTATTGAAACTCGacgctttattatttatttttatattgcagactttttgtctcggtAGCGGCAACACCAGAGGTTTATTTTACAGACTTTTGTCCCAACAGCGAAAACAAGAAgggtttatttttggacttttgtcccaacagcgacaacaagaagggtttatttttggacttttccgTATCAGTAGCAAaacaaaaaaggggaccactcgccacctccacagttAAATGGGTGTATTGTGAACAAATGAAAAGTGTGTGCGGTATTGCTAATGAAAATCGAAAATACCCGGAAGAAagtgaagaaagaaataaatgttttacaGGAAGTGAGCGcctgattaattaaattgaaattaatgtgtttgtgatgtgcaaacaacaacaacaaagacttATTCGGTatcgtgcggaaagtgaggttaggttaacctcttccttgtgttgagtctggaaaaccttaccactggtggggggataaaccagataatcacaaggatcgaactaaaaattaacaaaccaagtgattgaatttttgaaattggaaagaaaaaaaaggtgctcactaaataacttcacttttttACACTCCTTTTCGATTAAATTTTTCGCGCACGACAcgggtatttatctttatttgTCACTAATAATcacttaaacgaaaaaaaaaaagtggcaagaaatataacacttacttcttatttttGCTGGAGGTATTGATGTGAtggctgtggctccggtggctgcTAATGTCGTGTATAGTATAAACTTCCAGCTTTGGTTCTGCTGGGATATGCTGTGgcaaataaaacttttgatgatttttatgtttgtggcaattcgtgcaaaattttgtaataggcaaaatccttcggcaaaaGTTTATGAGTTGGATAAATTGAGCTGTGCAGGTAGATTCTCTGGTGCAGTGGACTGTAATTTTaggcttttagttccttttttcggtgagtaaggaccaatgttcggcctgagtgcgtcgtaaaccggcagtgggtaggcgcacaagggtcgatcttggagtggatggttcgctcaaaagaaataaataagtacacaaagaggaattcctcgttataaaataatatttaatttgagtGTGCGGAAATGTAaaagaggatacaatattacctttgtgtataacttgacgatggtgatcctgtgtcaatcgaaaaagaggccggttatcccgttgaggacaaccgctaagccgcgaaaaagtcctctggtattaaggaggggaaaaaagccacacacacaacgacccccacatatacgtgcatgggtgctgacaacctgcacacacacgtgcatgtgtatgaaacgcatgcatgtgcatgcatgcacacaaatgcggcgttagtgtgggtggctggaaatattattcaAACGATAGGGAGGGGtgccgtcaatcagataaaagttaggcatttggcCTAAACAAACTTAATTATATTCCGCGTGTCATCTGTGGGAAGTTGGATGAGTGAAATCTGCTCCCTCAGCTTCTCCATGTTGTCGTTTTGTCGAAaccccctctatgtccaaaaatgcgcatagcgtTACCTCCCCGCACTAAACTGAATGTAGCTCTCGACAAATGCACGTTTTCTATTCCATTTTTTGCTTACTTGTAAGCAATTATATTCGTTTTGTATTTACTAAATATctcaccatgttttcatttgttgGTTTTGGGAATTTATTGGGttacttttttcttaataaaaagatatttgcatttatttaaaagtaataagTTTAGACAGCAGCTTTCTCAACCAATGTGAACCAATGACCGCATTCGCTGCGTTTTAATGTACTTTTTTGCAGCCACATCCATTGCACATAAGTTTGATCTTCTTCGCctggaaataatataaaataattgtttagtatgttaaaaaaattgtttttgttcgCTTGTGCTATTTATTCTTCACTCACATATGCAACCAACAATACGTGCATCAAATGCGGATGGTATCAGATTGGGGTTTTCTTTGGTGCCTGCGCCACGTTTGAACACTTTTATGTCGAAGGGATTATCGTTGCCGGTAGCTTTGGCTAAAACTTCACGCCTTTCAATACCGGTTGCGTGCTCCAGAGGATCGTTCATCACTGAAATTggaattcaaaatatttaaattagttaTTTATAACGGTTTAAAGAACATATTATTGATCACTAATAACTGCCTGCTTCACAAAAACTGACTACAATTGGGACATCAAGTCTTACCCAACCTCCTTCTCCCAACTTACTGGAGATCTCCCCTTCCTCTTCATAAATTACGGATACTGATGGAAACACTTTCTTGATCAGATCGTTTTCATCCATTCTCTTAACATCACATTGGGCTTCGGTGaactatgttcgaataagcctaAAGCACATCATTAAACCCTTTTCGATAACCTTTCTGTAgaatacttggaagccgtttGATTTTTGTTCTTCGTAGAATTTAACTTTTAACTTGCGTCCTTGGCACAAAGTAGCACTTTATCAATGCAATAGATTTTTGGGATGAGACTGGATTTATATACCgacaatgtgaaaaaaaaatactgaaaaacgtattttcattaactttaaaaaaggaaagtggaacgaatacaaatcctttacagacaaccgctttggtgccctcccaatcccgactgatgctcgccaaggggagcgcgcTTTCCGCAAGGTCGACCTTGGCGATAAAGTACTTTCGGATgccaaaaaatgcgcgagcgctttctgccgacaatatataatgcattctacggtcgaaaaagatagacgaagggccaacagacacgcacataaacataaattcagcgcgtcaccaatgactatcaccgccaaagaggttgaggatgccaagATGCCAACCaaccaaagcagtgggcccagaaggcatagccatgccgatgcctaaaagcctagggaaagaggatttcaaatatttagcacatgtcttcaacctgcctatttccacctttgtcatacccgaaaaatagaaaatggcgaaggtgatcccgctactaaagcctgggaaaccagctaaaataGGAGTCATATCGCCCTATACCtctctatcgccagtagccaagacgcctgaagccattttgctcccctactcaaagcaaatttgcagctagcctgtcatcagtatggcttcagaaaactccatagcacgaccaccaccgcgctaaatgcaaattatctgggtggtcggcaggcatcggtgca
This genomic interval carries:
- the LOC137234581 gene encoding cytochrome c oxidase subunit 5B, mitochondrial-like isoform X1 produces the protein MRNIAKLNKTYGEQNFFFVKFKSYVLWNVRALLLWLAMVNITSSNLMNDPLEHATGIERREVLAKATGNDNPFDIKVFKRGAGTKENPNLIPSAFDARIVGCICEEDQTYVQWMWLQKSTLKRSECGHWFTLVEKAAV
- the LOC137234581 gene encoding cytochrome c oxidase subunit 5B, mitochondrial-like isoform X2 encodes the protein MEQERLETEAAFKEKANFPRVVGAMECTHVKINSTVMNDPLEHATGIERREVLAKATGNDNPFDIKVFKRGAGTKENPNLIPSAFDARIVGCICEEDQTYVQWMWLQKSTLKRSECGHWFTLVEKAAV